A window from Microscilla marina ATCC 23134 encodes these proteins:
- a CDS encoding toxin-antitoxin system YwqK family antitoxin, which yields MLELKNDNKIYLFIFLLINCFYSLSSSAQAKVTQKRDTLVKGEMEANFGVYIEEYFYKDVLFQVKQYKFTKRGEKYLAAIAPIKNNKYHGRAVLYDEKGKPANIIWEWEHGDLKAIYKYYANGRLKRRYGYWVEISIRHGKFAYYYPNGQVSIQGRFDKNSLEGKYQEWDKKGRLKLKAQLKNGIEQDTTKIYKRGRLKVAYLPNRDGLYKQKITYRTDGSLKKIKPLSFDDKEHIPNSTAYCANTPVGMVSSTTHNQYNDQGKRHGDWLATNTTWNRYELVHYENGVLQGPCYFYSMDEVTTLFRGMMKNGKLKGLAKGYKGLQDDVVDSLYFKNNILERMKLHYPKVDIRFKKGLQEGSYWQNYPFKKLKARVPVSKGKIQGKLQLFNLKKQLVFEGQVKDNRWTQDTLRLYNTEGCCVKGYIYKDKLTFREFIYQPDGSVKDNGEQMLSMDNIYDFAFIRYDLVKNKLPLFYNVYTLYQPVSFWYEEN from the coding sequence ATAGCCTTTCTTCTTCTGCCCAAGCAAAAGTCACCCAAAAAAGGGATACTTTAGTGAAAGGCGAAATGGAGGCAAATTTTGGGGTGTATATTGAGGAGTATTTTTATAAAGATGTCCTTTTTCAAGTAAAACAGTATAAGTTTACGAAGAGAGGTGAAAAGTATCTAGCAGCTATAGCTCCTATAAAAAACAACAAGTATCATGGCAGGGCAGTTCTTTACGATGAAAAGGGAAAACCTGCCAATATTATATGGGAGTGGGAACACGGTGATTTGAAAGCCATTTATAAGTATTATGCCAATGGGCGGCTTAAGAGGCGTTATGGGTATTGGGTAGAAATTTCAATACGTCATGGGAAATTTGCTTATTATTACCCAAATGGGCAGGTGTCAATACAAGGAAGGTTTGACAAAAATAGCCTGGAAGGGAAGTATCAAGAGTGGGACAAAAAGGGAAGGCTGAAGCTCAAGGCGCAGTTAAAAAATGGAATAGAGCAAGATACCACTAAAATATATAAACGAGGTAGGCTTAAAGTTGCCTATTTGCCTAATCGTGATGGTTTGTACAAGCAAAAAATCACCTATCGTACCGATGGTAGTCTTAAAAAAATAAAGCCTTTGAGTTTTGACGACAAAGAGCATATACCTAACTCTACGGCTTATTGTGCGAATACTCCAGTAGGTATGGTATCATCTACTACACACAACCAATACAATGACCAAGGCAAGCGTCATGGAGATTGGCTGGCAACAAACACTACTTGGAATCGCTATGAGTTAGTACATTACGAAAACGGTGTATTGCAAGGTCCTTGTTATTTTTATTCGATGGATGAAGTGACCACGCTTTTTCGGGGTATGATGAAAAACGGCAAACTAAAGGGGCTCGCCAAGGGCTATAAGGGTTTGCAAGACGATGTAGTAGACTCGCTTTATTTTAAAAATAATATATTGGAGCGTATGAAACTGCATTACCCTAAAGTAGATATACGATTTAAGAAAGGTTTGCAAGAAGGGAGCTATTGGCAAAATTATCCTTTTAAAAAACTCAAGGCACGAGTACCAGTAAGCAAAGGCAAAATACAAGGTAAGTTACAATTGTTTAACCTCAAAAAACAATTGGTGTTTGAGGGGCAAGTAAAAGACAATAGGTGGACGCAAGACACTTTGAGACTATACAACACTGAGGGGTGTTGTGTCAAAGGGTATATTTATAAAGACAAGCTCACTTTTCGAGAGTTTATTTACCAACCCGATGGCAGTGTAAAAGACAATGGAGAACAAATGCTATCGATGGATAATATTTATGACTTTGCCTTTATTCGCTATGATTTGGTAAAAAACAAACTGCCTTTGTTCTACAATGTTTATACACTGTATCAACCCGTTAGCTTTTGGTATG